A window of the Gemmatimonas sp. genome harbors these coding sequences:
- a CDS encoding cytochrome c maturation protein CcmE: protein MKARNKFLFGGVLVLGTAGYLMASSIDETATYYLTPAELASKVSDNPRFVKNGVKVGARVVSGTIVREASGRSVTFKMTDGTKTYDVEHTGLVPDTFTDGVDVVVEGRLDTNGTFQSTILLAKCASRYENAPEKYKDTPGYKQGTSATPRA, encoded by the coding sequence GTGAAAGCTCGAAATAAATTTCTGTTTGGCGGCGTGCTGGTGCTTGGCACCGCCGGCTATCTGATGGCCAGCTCGATCGACGAGACGGCCACCTACTATCTGACGCCGGCTGAGCTCGCGAGCAAAGTGTCGGACAATCCGCGCTTCGTGAAGAACGGTGTGAAAGTCGGTGCTCGCGTCGTCAGCGGCACGATCGTTCGTGAGGCGTCAGGACGGTCGGTCACCTTCAAGATGACCGACGGCACCAAAACGTACGACGTGGAGCACACCGGCCTCGTGCCCGACACGTTTACCGATGGGGTCGATGTGGTGGTCGAAGGCCGACTCGATACCAACGGCACGTTCCAGTCCACGATCCTGCTGGCCAAGTGCGCGTCGCGCTACGAGAACGCTCCCGAGAAGTACAAGGACACGCCCGGCTACAAGCAGGGCACGTCGGCAACCCCTCGCGCGTAA
- the glpK gene encoding glycerol kinase GlpK, with amino-acid sequence MTCVLAIDQGTTGTTCLVIGKNGRILGRAYREITQHYPQPGWVEHDAHEILDRTVAAAREAIADAGVDPIAIGITNQRETIVVWERATGRAVHRAIVWQDRRTADRCLELAPQAAMIAEKTGLVTDPYFSGTKLEWLLHQPGMRDRAARGELAAGTIDSWLVWHLTGGASHVTDHTNASRTMLYDLGTHAWSPELCALFGVPADMLPRIVSSSGLIGTAVASVLGHEIPIMGIAGDQQAALFGQGGWHTGSGKNTYGTGAFLLLNTGAVRPQSSTGLLTTIACDERGAPVYALEASIFIAGAAVQWLRDGLGIIAHSSETEGLARSLVSNDGVYFVPALVGLGAPDWEPNARGTIVGLTRGTTRAHFARAALEAMAYATNDVLGDMRTQGGVPFDRLRVDGGATANDWLMQFQADVLGVPVERPDIVETTAMGAAGLAGLAAGLWANGDEFLAGRHFTRFIPTGDPTATAGYAGWRRAVRGALSWARDTDRAL; translated from the coding sequence ATGACGTGCGTACTCGCCATCGATCAAGGCACGACGGGCACGACCTGCCTCGTGATAGGAAAAAACGGACGGATTCTTGGACGCGCGTACCGTGAAATCACGCAGCACTACCCGCAGCCGGGGTGGGTGGAACACGACGCCCACGAGATACTCGATCGTACCGTCGCGGCCGCCCGTGAAGCGATCGCCGATGCCGGCGTCGATCCGATTGCCATCGGGATCACGAATCAGCGCGAGACGATCGTGGTGTGGGAGCGGGCCACCGGGCGCGCGGTCCATCGCGCCATTGTGTGGCAGGATCGTCGCACAGCCGATCGCTGTCTCGAACTGGCGCCGCAGGCGGCGATGATCGCCGAGAAGACCGGTCTGGTCACCGACCCGTATTTCAGCGGCACGAAGCTCGAATGGCTGCTGCACCAGCCGGGTATGCGGGACCGGGCCGCCCGAGGCGAACTGGCAGCCGGCACCATCGACAGTTGGCTGGTGTGGCATCTCACCGGCGGCGCGTCGCATGTGACCGACCATACGAATGCGTCGCGCACGATGCTGTACGATCTCGGTACGCATGCCTGGTCGCCCGAGTTGTGCGCCCTGTTCGGCGTGCCGGCCGACATGCTGCCGCGCATCGTGTCCTCGAGCGGGTTGATCGGCACCGCCGTAGCCTCCGTGCTCGGCCACGAGATCCCGATCATGGGTATCGCTGGCGATCAGCAGGCGGCGCTGTTCGGTCAGGGCGGTTGGCACACGGGCAGCGGCAAGAACACGTACGGGACGGGTGCCTTCCTGCTGCTCAACACCGGCGCGGTGCGTCCGCAGAGCTCGACCGGCTTGCTGACCACGATTGCCTGTGATGAACGCGGGGCCCCGGTTTACGCGCTCGAGGCGTCGATCTTCATCGCCGGGGCGGCGGTGCAGTGGCTGCGCGACGGACTGGGCATCATCGCCCACAGCAGCGAGACGGAAGGGCTGGCGCGTTCGCTCGTGAGCAACGACGGCGTGTATTTCGTGCCAGCGCTGGTCGGTCTCGGTGCTCCCGACTGGGAGCCGAACGCCCGCGGCACGATTGTCGGCCTCACGCGCGGCACCACGCGGGCGCACTTCGCCCGCGCCGCGCTCGAAGCCATGGCCTACGCCACCAACGATGTCCTGGGTGACATGCGTACACAGGGTGGCGTCCCGTTCGATCGCTTGCGGGTGGACGGCGGCGCCACCGCGAACGACTGGCTCATGCAGTTTCAGGCCGACGTGCTTGGGGTGCCGGTAGAGCGTCCCGACATCGTGGAGACCACGGCGATGGGCGCGGCGGGTTTGGCTGGTTTGGCGGCGGGGCTTTGGGCGAACGGGGATGAATTTCTGGCCGGGCGTCATTTCACACGGTTCATCCCTACCGGTGACCCGACGGCCACGGCCGGATATGCCGGATGGCGGCGGGCGGTGCGTGGTGCGCTGAGCTGGGCCCGTGACACCGATCGGGCACTCTGA
- the mtnA gene encoding S-methyl-5-thioribose-1-phosphate isomerase, which translates to MLPLLAVGWSPDHRALRILDQRHLPGAEVIRDLVTLDEVIDAIRTLAVRGAPAIGVAAAIGLVVALEQESEGRGRRAREVLAGYAERLIAARPTAVNLSWAVNRLLAVAGGASDDGLLGALRADAEAIRAEDVAMCDAIGRFGLELIPDGARVLTHCNAGSLATAGIGTALAPVHLAHGQGRRVHVYADETRPLRQGARLTAWELQRAGIPVTVLPDGAAASLLRSGAVDLVIVGADRITANGDVANKVGTYGVALAARAHGIPFYVAAPWSTIDPATAIGADIEIEHRHADELGDLPVGARVWNPAFDVTPRDLISGYLTDRGFVKPPFSGATGV; encoded by the coding sequence GTGCTCCCCCTCCTCGCTGTCGGATGGTCCCCCGACCATCGCGCGCTCCGCATTCTTGATCAACGGCACCTCCCCGGCGCCGAGGTGATCCGGGACCTTGTCACGCTCGATGAGGTGATCGATGCCATTCGCACTCTGGCCGTTCGCGGCGCGCCCGCCATCGGCGTCGCGGCCGCGATCGGGCTGGTGGTCGCCCTCGAGCAGGAAAGCGAAGGGCGGGGTCGGCGCGCCCGGGAGGTGCTGGCGGGCTACGCGGAGCGGCTCATCGCGGCGCGCCCCACGGCGGTGAATCTGTCGTGGGCCGTGAATCGCCTGCTGGCGGTGGCCGGTGGCGCGTCCGACGATGGATTGTTGGGCGCACTGCGGGCCGACGCCGAGGCGATTCGCGCTGAGGATGTGGCCATGTGCGACGCCATCGGCCGGTTCGGTCTCGAGCTCATTCCGGACGGTGCGCGGGTGCTCACCCACTGCAACGCCGGCTCGTTGGCGACCGCTGGTATCGGTACCGCGTTGGCACCGGTGCATCTGGCCCACGGGCAAGGCCGTCGAGTGCACGTGTACGCCGACGAAACGCGCCCGCTGCGTCAGGGGGCCCGACTGACTGCGTGGGAGTTGCAGCGGGCTGGCATTCCCGTCACCGTGCTGCCCGACGGCGCCGCGGCGTCGTTGCTGCGCAGCGGCGCGGTCGATCTGGTGATCGTGGGCGCCGACCGAATTACGGCCAATGGCGATGTCGCCAACAAGGTCGGCACATACGGCGTAGCGCTGGCCGCGCGGGCGCATGGTATTCCGTTTTACGTGGCGGCACCCTGGAGCACCATCGATCCGGCCACCGCTATCGGCGCCGACATTGAGATCGAACATCGTCACGCTGACGAACTCGGCGACCTTCCCGTCGGCGCTCGGGTATGGAACCCGGCCTTCGACGTCACGCCGCGCGACCTCATCAGCGGTTACCTCACTGATCGCGGCTTCGTGAAGCCGCCCTTTTCCGGAGCTACCGGCGTATGA
- a CDS encoding enoyl-CoA hydratase-related protein has translation MSYQFLTFDVSDRIATITVNRPDKLNALNDATIAELGVAIDEANARDDVGAVLLTGAGRAFVAGADISELESQSPLEAQRRARAGQVIFRRFETSPKPTIAAINGFALGGGCELAMACHMRIASEKAKLGQPEAKLGIVPGYGGTQRLPRLIGRGAALRLLLTGDMIDATEAYRLGLVDQVTTPDELITTVRAVLTAMLANAPLAIAGCIEAVNRGQDVPLEEGCTIESDFFGLLSSTADMKEGMRAFLEKRPPQFTGR, from the coding sequence ATGTCCTATCAGTTCCTGACCTTCGACGTCTCCGACCGCATCGCTACGATCACGGTCAACCGTCCGGACAAGCTGAACGCGCTCAACGATGCCACCATCGCCGAACTCGGAGTGGCCATCGATGAAGCCAACGCGCGCGACGACGTGGGCGCCGTGCTGCTCACCGGTGCTGGGCGCGCCTTCGTAGCGGGCGCGGATATCTCGGAGCTCGAAAGCCAGTCGCCGTTGGAGGCGCAGCGCCGTGCCCGGGCGGGTCAGGTGATCTTCCGTCGCTTCGAGACGAGCCCCAAGCCCACCATCGCCGCCATCAATGGATTCGCCCTCGGCGGCGGCTGTGAGCTGGCGATGGCCTGCCATATGCGCATCGCGAGCGAGAAGGCCAAGCTCGGCCAGCCCGAAGCCAAGCTGGGCATCGTGCCAGGATACGGTGGCACCCAGCGCCTGCCCCGTTTAATCGGGCGCGGCGCCGCGCTCCGCTTGCTGCTCACCGGCGATATGATCGACGCGACCGAAGCGTACCGTCTCGGACTGGTGGATCAGGTCACGACACCCGACGAACTGATCACCACCGTGCGTGCCGTGCTGACGGCGATGCTGGCCAACGCGCCGCTCGCCATCGCCGGGTGCATCGAGGCGGTGAACCGGGGACAGGACGTCCCACTTGAAGAAGGATGCACGATCGAGTCCGACTTCTTCGGCTTGCTCTCCAGCACGGCCGATATGAAGGAAGGGATGCGCGCGTTCCTCGAGAAGCGCCCTCCCCAGTTCACCGGGCGCTGA
- the recF gene encoding DNA replication and repair protein RecF (All proteins in this family for which functions are known are DNA-binding proteins that assist the filamentation of RecA onto DNA for the initiation of recombination or recombinational repair.) yields MLARLVAKDYRNFTQLDLEVPSTGLVIIGENGHGKTNLLEAVAYLALLRSFRGARDADVVRFGAPAFHVRAELTHPSAFNTVTVGFERNTRRKRATLDGVEQPRLTSALGAVPSVEFSPADVALVAGGPSERRHYLDVMLALSSRAYLQALQLYRGALLRRNAALRTAQRDGARSAEHEARVSVWEPAMAEHGGFVAATRHAFVRDHSERFTLLSAAIGERQAVVMKYAATGGETQDEQLTSADAQAEAYRRAYAQQRMQELRRGVTLVGPHRDDLQLLLGGRDLRTFGSAGQQRSAAIALRLLELATLRDAVGYAPLLLLDDPFAELDLGRAGRVLALLEDSGASQVLLAVPRVEDIPAAFTRLEQRAMCDGLLQPLLRPA; encoded by the coding sequence GTGCTCGCCCGCCTGGTCGCCAAGGACTACCGCAATTTCACGCAGCTCGACCTCGAGGTCCCCTCGACCGGGCTCGTGATCATTGGCGAAAACGGACACGGCAAAACCAATCTGCTCGAAGCCGTCGCCTATCTCGCGTTGTTGCGGTCCTTTCGCGGGGCGCGAGATGCCGACGTGGTGCGCTTCGGTGCACCGGCGTTTCACGTGCGAGCCGAGCTCACGCACCCATCGGCGTTCAACACGGTAACCGTCGGCTTCGAGCGCAACACACGACGCAAACGGGCCACGCTCGACGGCGTGGAGCAGCCGCGTCTGACCAGTGCGCTCGGTGCGGTGCCGTCGGTGGAATTCTCGCCGGCCGATGTGGCGCTGGTGGCCGGTGGTCCCAGTGAGCGTCGGCACTATCTCGATGTGATGCTGGCGCTGTCGTCACGGGCGTACCTGCAGGCGCTGCAGTTGTATCGCGGCGCGCTGCTGCGTCGCAATGCGGCGCTTCGTACGGCGCAGCGCGACGGCGCGCGCAGCGCCGAGCACGAGGCGCGGGTGAGCGTGTGGGAACCGGCGATGGCCGAACACGGCGGCTTCGTGGCGGCCACGCGACACGCCTTCGTGCGCGACCACAGCGAGCGGTTCACACTGCTCTCGGCCGCCATTGGTGAGCGGCAAGCGGTGGTGATGAAGTACGCGGCAACCGGCGGTGAAACGCAGGACGAACAGCTCACGAGCGCCGACGCGCAGGCCGAGGCGTATCGTCGGGCCTACGCGCAGCAGCGCATGCAGGAGCTGCGTCGTGGCGTCACGTTGGTGGGGCCGCATCGCGACGATCTGCAGTTGTTGTTGGGCGGTCGCGATTTGCGCACGTTCGGATCGGCAGGACAGCAGCGGAGTGCGGCGATCGCGCTGCGTCTGCTCGAGCTGGCCACGCTGCGTGATGCGGTGGGCTATGCGCCCTTGTTGCTGCTGGATGATCCCTTCGCCGAGCTCGACCTCGGGCGGGCGGGACGCGTGCTGGCGTTGCTGGAAGATTCCGGCGCCTCGCAGGTGTTGTTGGCGGTGCCTCGTGTGGAAGACATTCCGGCGGCGTTCACGCGTCTCGAACAGCGCGCCATGTGTGACGGCCTGCTGCAACCGCTCTTGAGGCCGGCATGA
- a CDS encoding DUF721 domain-containing protein → MSSDPKKRAPARLGDVLASVLQHAGLTDRVAQAAVIPEWPSLVGAQIATVTEPLLLQQDGTLVVMVKTHAWMQELTFLEPDLLRSLNRDTSRPPVTRLRWMLQR, encoded by the coding sequence ATGAGTTCCGATCCCAAAAAGCGCGCGCCCGCCAGGCTGGGCGATGTGCTCGCCTCCGTGTTGCAGCACGCCGGGCTCACCGATCGGGTGGCGCAGGCGGCGGTGATTCCGGAATGGCCGTCGCTGGTGGGAGCGCAGATCGCGACCGTGACCGAGCCATTGCTGCTGCAGCAGGACGGTACGCTGGTGGTGATGGTGAAGACGCACGCCTGGATGCAGGAGCTCACGTTCCTCGAGCCCGACCTGCTGCGGTCGTTGAACCGGGACACGTCGCGTCCCCCGGTCACCCGGCTGCGCTGGATGCTGCAGCGCTGA
- the gyrB gene encoding DNA topoisomerase (ATP-hydrolyzing) subunit B gives MANSSEQPENGYGANSITVLKGLEAVRKRPGMYIGSTSARGLHHLVYEVVDNSIDEALAGHADRVHVIIHEDDSISVEDNGRGIPVDMHPVEKMPGVELAMTVLHAGGKFDKDTYKVSGGLHGVGVSVVNALSKQLKVWIKRDGKEHYMDFERGITQTKLKVMRSVAAKETGTRVWFKPDAEIFQETLRYEWVTLASRLRELAYLNKGIQITLRDERPDEMKDGQAREEVFFARGGLKEFVTYLIGNKKPLHQDVVYIDTTRDDIGIEMALQYNDSYAENVFSFVNNINTHEGGTHLTGFKSALTTVINKYIQEKSTLNKKDKETRLSGDDVREGLTAVLSVKVLEPQFEGQTKTKLGNSEVEGAVRSVLNELLSQYLDEHPKSANIIIDKAMSAARAREAARKARDLTRKKSALDVANLPGKLADCSLSDPALCEIYLVEGDSAGGSAKQGRKRDFQAILPLRGKIINVEKARFDKVLNNEEIRTIITAIGSGIKEEFDLSKTRYHKIIIMTDADVDGAHIRTLLLTFFFRQMPELIDAGYMYIAQPPLYRVAKGKEEYYAYTEKERDGYVERLGGPEGRGNIMIQRYKGLGEMNPEQLWKTTMDPETRTMFRVTMDDAVLADQTFQTLMGDEVEPRRLFIETNARFVSNLDI, from the coding sequence ATGGCGAATAGCAGCGAACAGCCCGAGAACGGGTACGGCGCAAACAGCATCACCGTTCTCAAGGGGCTCGAAGCGGTCCGCAAGCGCCCCGGCATGTACATCGGCTCCACGTCGGCGCGTGGTCTCCACCACCTCGTGTACGAAGTGGTGGACAACTCGATCGACGAAGCGTTGGCCGGCCATGCCGACCGCGTGCACGTGATCATTCACGAGGACGATTCCATTTCCGTTGAAGACAACGGCCGTGGTATTCCCGTGGACATGCACCCGGTCGAGAAGATGCCGGGTGTCGAGCTTGCCATGACCGTGCTGCACGCCGGCGGCAAGTTCGACAAGGACACGTACAAGGTGTCCGGCGGTCTGCACGGTGTCGGCGTGTCGGTGGTGAACGCGCTGTCGAAGCAGCTGAAGGTGTGGATCAAGCGCGACGGCAAGGAGCATTACATGGACTTCGAGCGTGGCATCACGCAGACGAAGCTCAAAGTGATGCGCAGTGTCGCGGCGAAGGAAACGGGCACCCGCGTGTGGTTCAAGCCTGACGCCGAGATCTTCCAGGAAACGCTGCGCTACGAGTGGGTTACCCTCGCCAGCCGTCTTCGCGAGCTCGCGTATCTGAACAAGGGCATTCAGATCACGTTGCGCGACGAGCGCCCCGACGAAATGAAGGACGGCCAGGCCCGCGAAGAAGTGTTCTTTGCGCGCGGTGGCCTCAAGGAGTTCGTCACGTATCTCATTGGCAACAAGAAGCCGCTGCACCAGGACGTGGTGTACATCGACACGACGCGCGATGATATCGGCATCGAGATGGCGCTGCAGTACAACGACAGCTACGCCGAGAACGTGTTCTCGTTCGTGAACAACATCAACACGCACGAAGGCGGCACGCACCTGACTGGCTTCAAGAGCGCGCTGACGACGGTCATCAACAAGTACATTCAGGAAAAGTCGACACTCAACAAGAAGGACAAGGAAACGCGCTTGTCCGGCGACGATGTCCGTGAAGGACTCACCGCCGTGCTGTCGGTCAAGGTGCTGGAGCCGCAGTTCGAAGGACAAACCAAGACCAAGCTCGGCAATTCAGAAGTTGAAGGCGCCGTACGTAGCGTCTTGAATGAGTTGCTCTCGCAGTACCTCGACGAGCATCCGAAGTCGGCCAACATCATCATCGACAAGGCGATGTCGGCGGCGCGGGCCCGTGAAGCGGCGCGCAAGGCGCGCGATCTCACGCGCAAGAAGTCGGCGCTCGACGTGGCCAACCTGCCCGGCAAGCTGGCCGACTGTTCGCTCTCCGACCCGGCGCTCTGCGAGATCTATCTCGTGGAAGGCGACTCGGCCGGCGGTTCGGCCAAGCAGGGGCGCAAGCGTGACTTCCAGGCGATTTTGCCGCTGCGCGGTAAGATCATCAACGTCGAGAAGGCGCGCTTCGACAAGGTGCTGAACAACGAGGAAATCCGGACGATCATCACGGCGATCGGGTCGGGCATCAAGGAAGAGTTCGACCTGTCCAAGACGCGCTACCACAAGATCATCATCATGACCGACGCCGACGTGGACGGCGCGCACATTCGTACGCTGCTGCTCACGTTCTTCTTCCGTCAGATGCCGGAGCTGATCGACGCTGGGTACATGTATATCGCGCAGCCGCCCCTGTATCGGGTGGCCAAGGGCAAGGAAGAGTACTACGCCTACACCGAGAAGGAGCGCGACGGCTATGTCGAGCGACTTGGAGGTCCCGAAGGCCGCGGCAATATCATGATCCAGCGCTACAAGGGTCTCGGTGAAATGAACCCCGAGCAGCTCTGGAAGACCACCATGGATCCGGAAACGCGCACGATGTTCCGCGTGACGATGGATGACGCCGTGCTGGCCGACCAGACGTTCCAGACGCTCATGGGCGACGAAGTGGAGCCGCGCCGGTTGTTCATCGAAACGAATGCGCGGTTCGTGAGTAACCTGGATATCTAG
- a CDS encoding cytochrome c peroxidase, producing the protein MRHLNILALITVSLTIGACAGDATTSPAQIDTPTVTPNTEAVTVVSPSSTQAAMVGVPFAYDATKGGTAFSDPRKSGLTYTVSFTPAVSGLSAANGRIAGTAADPGVYTVTITARDNSGSSASHSFAIVVFAGDLTAPTLPATALLYADASNPLPRHFSQAAPNAGSPIGADNTPASNITTNAGATLGRVLFYDRRLSANDRVSCSSCHQQQFAFSDTAKLSRGFTGGFTGRHSMGLANARFYASARFFWDERAANLEAQVLQPIQDATEMGMTLPNVIAKLSATAYYPALFTAAFGTSDITSDRVSLALSQFVRSLVSVNSKFDRAFGVNGVPNFAASFTAQELAGQDLFNGRAGCARCHGTNAHISDGVHNTGLDATITDVGAGNGRFKSPSLRNIAVRPPYMHDGRFQTLEQVIAFYDTGVQNNPGLDNRLRAGGGGNAPPLRLNLSAAERASLVAFLGTLTDNTFLTDVRFSNPFGR; encoded by the coding sequence ATGCGCCACCTCAACATCCTTGCCCTCATCACGGTATCGCTCACGATTGGCGCATGCGCCGGTGACGCGACCACCAGTCCTGCGCAGATCGACACGCCGACGGTCACCCCCAACACCGAAGCGGTGACCGTGGTGTCGCCGAGTTCGACACAGGCGGCGATGGTCGGCGTACCGTTTGCGTACGATGCGACGAAGGGCGGCACGGCGTTCAGCGATCCGAGAAAGTCGGGGCTCACCTACACCGTGTCGTTCACGCCGGCGGTGAGTGGACTGTCGGCCGCGAACGGACGTATCGCCGGCACCGCCGCCGACCCCGGCGTCTACACCGTGACGATCACCGCGCGGGATAACAGCGGCAGCAGCGCGTCGCACAGCTTCGCGATCGTCGTGTTCGCCGGTGATCTCACGGCGCCGACGTTGCCGGCCACCGCACTCCTCTACGCTGACGCCAGCAATCCGCTGCCGCGACACTTTTCGCAGGCCGCGCCGAATGCCGGGAGCCCGATTGGCGCCGACAACACCCCGGCATCGAACATCACCACGAACGCCGGCGCCACGCTCGGACGCGTGTTGTTCTACGACCGTCGCCTGTCGGCCAACGACCGCGTGTCGTGCAGCTCGTGTCATCAACAGCAGTTTGCCTTCTCCGATACGGCCAAGCTGAGTCGTGGATTCACCGGCGGATTCACCGGCCGCCACAGCATGGGGCTGGCCAACGCGCGTTTCTACGCGAGTGCCCGGTTCTTCTGGGATGAACGCGCGGCGAATCTGGAAGCGCAGGTGCTGCAGCCCATTCAGGATGCCACCGAGATGGGCATGACGCTCCCGAACGTGATCGCGAAGTTGTCGGCCACCGCGTATTACCCGGCGCTATTTACCGCCGCCTTTGGCACGAGCGACATCACGAGTGATCGCGTGAGTCTCGCGCTCTCGCAGTTCGTGCGGTCGCTGGTGTCCGTGAACTCGAAGTTCGACCGCGCCTTCGGGGTGAACGGCGTCCCGAACTTCGCGGCGAGCTTCACGGCGCAGGAACTGGCTGGGCAGGATCTCTTCAACGGCCGCGCCGGCTGCGCCCGCTGTCACGGCACGAACGCGCACATCAGCGACGGCGTGCACAACACCGGTCTCGATGCTACGATCACCGACGTCGGGGCGGGGAACGGACGCTTCAAGTCACCGTCGCTGCGCAACATCGCCGTGAGACCGCCGTACATGCATGATGGCCGCTTCCAGACGCTCGAGCAGGTGATCGCTTTCTACGACACCGGCGTGCAGAACAATCCGGGGCTCGACAACCGGTTGCGTGCCGGTGGCGGGGGTAATGCGCCGCCGTTGCGGCTCAATCTGTCGGCGGCCGAGCGGGCGTCATTGGTGGCGTTCCTGGGGACGCTCACGGACAACACGTTCCTGACGGATGTGAGGTTCTCGAATCCATTCGGGCGGTAA
- a CDS encoding thymidine phosphorylase produces the protein MLARALIERKRDGGRITPAEWRTLMSQYATDEVPDYQMAALAMAIYFNGLDRDEIGALTDAMLHSGATLDLNHLTMARVDKHSTGGVGDKVSLVLAPLVACLGVAVPMMSGRGLGHTGGTLDKLESIPGFRTDLSLARATEQLERIGCALIGQTREIAPADRRLYALRDATATVESIPLISASIMSKKLAEGLTGLVLDVKRGSGAFLPELDRGLDLARTMIELGADHGCPVVALITAMDRPLGRACGNALEVEESIMALRGEGPPDLMRVTYALGAEMLVLAGVAADRDDALRRMEVAISSGRAAAKFQEIIAAQGGDPRVIDDPSILPQAAECELFLAPRDGVIAQVEPKAIGRGITALGGQRTKVEDGVDHSVGFVITARPGDIVRAGEPLATIFAKDRAGVDAGLAALRRSISIGEEAEPPLPLISHRVTEAGVELYG, from the coding sequence ATGTTGGCACGCGCACTGATCGAGCGAAAGCGCGACGGCGGTCGAATCACTCCCGCCGAGTGGCGCACGCTCATGTCGCAGTACGCGACAGACGAAGTTCCAGACTACCAGATGGCCGCCTTGGCGATGGCCATCTACTTCAACGGGCTCGATCGCGACGAGATCGGCGCGCTCACCGATGCCATGCTGCACAGCGGCGCGACGCTCGATCTCAACCATCTCACGATGGCACGGGTCGACAAGCATTCCACCGGCGGTGTGGGCGACAAGGTGTCGCTCGTTTTGGCGCCGTTGGTTGCCTGCCTTGGTGTCGCGGTACCCATGATGTCGGGCCGCGGACTCGGGCATACGGGCGGTACCCTCGACAAGCTCGAATCGATCCCCGGTTTTCGTACCGATTTGTCGTTGGCCCGTGCCACCGAGCAGCTGGAACGGATCGGCTGCGCGCTGATCGGGCAGACGCGCGAGATCGCACCGGCCGACCGCCGCTTGTATGCCCTGCGCGACGCCACTGCGACCGTGGAGAGCATTCCGCTCATCTCGGCGAGCATCATGTCGAAAAAGCTCGCCGAAGGCCTCACGGGGCTCGTGCTCGATGTCAAACGCGGCTCGGGCGCCTTCTTGCCGGAGCTCGACCGCGGGCTCGACTTGGCCCGCACGATGATCGAGCTCGGGGCCGATCACGGCTGCCCGGTGGTGGCACTCATCACGGCCATGGACCGGCCGCTCGGTCGGGCCTGTGGCAACGCCCTTGAGGTCGAGGAGTCGATCATGGCGCTCCGTGGCGAGGGGCCACCCGACCTCATGAGAGTCACGTATGCGCTCGGAGCCGAGATGCTGGTGCTGGCCGGCGTGGCCGCCGACCGCGATGACGCCCTTCGGCGCATGGAAGTCGCCATTTCAAGTGGACGGGCGGCCGCCAAGTTCCAGGAGATCATCGCGGCGCAGGGCGGCGACCCCAGAGTCATCGACGATCCGTCGATCTTGCCGCAGGCCGCCGAATGCGAGCTATTCCTGGCGCCCCGCGACGGTGTGATCGCGCAGGTGGAGCCCAAGGCTATCGGCCGTGGCATCACGGCACTCGGTGGCCAGCGCACCAAGGTCGAGGACGGCGTGGACCACAGCGTGGGCTTCGTCATCACCGCCCGACCCGGTGACATCGTGCGGGCGGGAGAGCCCCTCGCGACGATATTCGCCAAGGACCGAGCCGGGGTGGACGCCGGCCTGGCAGCCCTGCGCCGATCGATCAGCATCGGCGAAGAGGCCGAACCTCCGCTGCCCCTGATCTCGCATCGGGTCACCGAGGCGGGGGTGGAACTGTACGGCTAG
- a CDS encoding YtxH domain-containing protein, with protein sequence MFNSSKRDRMDGRALGLGLLIGAAIGAGAALLMAPATGEQTRRQLRRNARRLADQSGDTLSNWWDDADESARRLARRGMKEGRKAAVRVRDRARDVAPW encoded by the coding sequence ATGTTCAACAGCAGCAAGCGGGATCGAATGGATGGTCGCGCACTCGGGCTGGGACTGCTCATCGGCGCCGCGATTGGTGCCGGCGCTGCCTTGCTGATGGCACCGGCGACTGGCGAACAGACGCGTCGCCAACTTCGGCGCAATGCACGTCGTTTGGCCGACCAGAGCGGCGACACGCTGTCCAATTGGTGGGATGATGCCGACGAATCGGCGCGTCGTCTGGCGCGTCGGGGCATGAAGGAGGGTCGCAAGGCGGCCGTGCGCGTCCGTGACCGGGCCCGCGACGTGGCGCCGTGGTAA